GTTTAATGCCAGATTATTTTTAACGAGCCTCTGTGATGTTGTTTTCAGATAATGCAGGCCTGTTGCAGTTTGAAGTTTGCCCACTCACTGACTCCAGTTTTAGTGTCTCTTTCCAGCATCCAGTAAACGAATCATTAGTCTGTGGTAAGTTTTTATCAAAATCCTAGCAATGCATTACATAACATTGTAAATTACAGAATCACTTGCAAAATTTGTCTTTTTGCTGCTCTGAGTCGTCTCTCTTTTCTGACATCTTCCTCTAGTGGTAATGGAGGTCATTGACTCCCTACAAGTATCCTGTAAACTTTATAAAGGACTGTCAGATGCCCTTATCTGCACAGATGAATTCATAACCAAAGTAGTGCAGAGGTGAGTTAGCTTTTCAGAGTGGATGTTGAAGTGTTTTCCAATTCATGTGGAAGTGGAGATAACCTTTTCTTCCCCCTTGTCAGATGCATGTCAATCCCTGTCACTATGCGGGCCATTCGGAGGAAAGCAGAGACCATCCAGGCAGACACTCCAGCCCTGTCACTGATAGCACAGACAGTCGAGACTATGGTGAAGAATAACCTGCCACCTTCTGGAAGTCCTACCTACAATATGGCGGGAGGCGACGCTATGGGACTGCCTGGGCTCACAGGGGGCAACACGCCGACTGGAGGTGGACCCCCCGGAGGACCTAACTTTACAGGTCCCATCACTTTACTATACGGGATGTCCCGATCAGACAGACAAGCCCAAGGAGGAGAGTGTGCAGCCCAAGGCGGGGCAGCTGGCCAGCAACAgatacagcaacaacaacaagcagTCGGAGGCCATTCAGATGACTACAACAAAGTTACCCAGAATCCAATACTGACAAGTCTGTTACAGATAACTGGAAGTGTAGGCTCCAGTCCCAGCTCCCAAAATGCACCACCACCTCACCAAACTCCACCACCAACATCTTCACCTGCCAGCAACACCAAGAATCATCCTATGCTGATGAACTTGTTGAAAGACAACCCCACCCAAGATTTTGCTGCACTGTATGGCTCTAGTCCGTTAGAGAGGCAGAATTCATCATCTGGCTCACCGCGTACAGATGGAATGGGTGGAAGCTGCCCTGCAGGTAGCGGAAAAATCAAGAAAAAGCGCCCACGGGGGACAGAAAAGGGTGGTGTGTTGCCGGGTGCTGCTGCTGGTGCAGGGGGAAGtggtttaggcatgaaaacacaGCAGTCTTCTATGCAGCAACACCATCAGCACCACCAGGTCACACATGAGGATGACTTCCACCGTGAGCTCCTCTCTATGGATGTGGACGCTTCTCAAAATTCTATCTTTGATGTAAACTTGACTGGTGATGGATTAGATACTCCCCATAGCATTACTCCTGCTCCCAGCCAGTGTGGAACTCCGCCCTCTGGACCCAGCATGCCTTACTCACAGTCTCATGTCCAGTCTCAGCAACAACCACCAGGCACTGTACCACCTCGTATGGTGCGCCTCTCTAGCTCTGATAGCATTGGGCCTGATATCACAGAAATCCTGTCAGATTTGCCAGAACAGACAGGTAAGGGCAGTGGTGGGAGTCATGGGCAGCACCCCATGGGCAGTGGTGGGGATGATGGAGGTCCCCTTGGTACCCCCATACGTGACTCCTCTAGCTCAGGGCAGGGCAGCGCAGTCTTTGATTCAGCAGACATTTTCAATACCAACAGCAATGAAAATCCTTTTACAGATGCTGTTGATTTGATTGCTGAGGCAGCTGCAACTGCTGCCACTCCCAACAGCGATTCCTCTTCTACTAACTTCTTCCCTGATGCCAATGATTTTAACCCTGACTTACTGACCTCTGGCCATGGATTTCCCCAGAACTACTTTGATGACAGCTCTCCAAGCGCTGATGGAGACATGGACTTGGTCAAGGGCTTTGGAGGAGGTAGCCAGCAGAATACACCTTCAGGAACACCTCAGAACCCCACACCACATGGACAAAGCACCCCAGAACCCTCCCTGAAGGATCCTTTTGATATGGGTATGGTTTTTGGAGGCAGTAGTGGTGGGGGTAAACCACTTCTAGGCCAAGCTCCTGATTTAGGAGACACGCATGGTGGTGGCTCCCAGAGCCCTCTTATGATGAGTCTGGGAGCTACATGCAGTGACTTTAAAAGTGCAGAACCCAAAGTGAAACAGCAGCAACAGGCACTTATGCGGCCAAAAGATGAGAATGGTGGAAGTGGAAGCAGCAGTTCCATGATCGGAATGGGGAGCAGCTCAGCAGAGAGCAAACAGGTAAAACGAAGCAGAACCCCCTCTAGTGAGGGAAAGTCTAAAGATAAACCCCCTAAACGCAAAAAGATGGATCCTGAAGGAAAGTCCCCCTCCCATAGTTCTGGAGGACGACCCTACACTCCCCCTAGTGGTGGCTCAGGCTCTGGTGGGAGCATTAGTGGAGGAGGCTCCAAGTCACCTGGTAGTTCAGGTCGTTCACAAACTCCTCCTGGTGGTGCCACCCCTCCAATACCCAAAATCACAATTCAAATTCCCAAAGGGACTATAACTGGGGGGAAAACTTCATCCCATAGTGGATACACATCCAGCAGCTCTGCCACAAGCAGCACAGGGGGAAGTGGGGGAACAAGTAGCAGCAAAAGTCACCATTCACACTCTTCTTCTTCTGGGAAGATCAAGAACAAGGATGGTTCAATGACCCAAAGCAGCAGCTCCAAGCCAGggagtggaggaggtggaggtggccAGTCTCAGTCTAAAGGCTCCTCTCAGGGTATGGGTGTAGGCAAACCAGGATCATCTCCAATCACTAAGCATGGTCTCTCTGGACCAGGAGGTAGTGGAGGTGGTGTTGGGAGTGGTAGTAAAATTAAACCTCAGAGTGGCAAACCACCTGGGTCTCTTATGAATCCCAGCATTAAGCCCAACATTTCCCCTTCTCACTCCCGCTCCAGTAGCTCTGGTGACAAAATGTCCTCTCCTATGAAAATGCAGCAGTCCCAGGTTCCAGGAACACCTCCTTCCTCAAAAGCTAAATCTCCAATGGGCTCTGGAGGTAGCAGTTCAGGAGGGTCCAAGTCTTCTTCAAGTGGTGGTATGAGCTCTCAGAAGCCAATGGGTGGGAGCTCTTCATCTGGTTCTGCATCTTCCtcatcctccagctcctcctcatcGGGTTCTGTTACATTCTCTGGAGGCTCACAGTCTCAGTACGGGGGTGGCAGTGGAGGaagtggagggggaggaggaagtggaggtggaagtggaggtggtagtggaggaggaggaggtggaggaagtggGAGCAACAGTGGAAGCAGTGGTGGTGGAGGCCAGAACAATGCAAACAATCCAAATGCCAAAGGGAAGTCACCGAGTCGAAACAAAAAACCCTCCCTTACCGCAGTCATAGACAAACTGAAGAGTGTGGGTGGTGGAGGAGTTGGAGAAGATGGATGTGAAGTAGGGCCGCCTGGAGGGGGACCTGGGTCAGGATCTACTCCTGGAGGCGGTTCTGGAAACGTTCCTAGCAGTGGGTCTTCAAACATGGGATCTTCCAAGCATGCCACTTCTTCTCAAAGTGGGGAGTACAAGCGGGAGAAGTCTGACAAGGAGGGAAAAGCAAAAGTTTCAGTTTCAGGTGGAAATAGTGGGGATAAAAAGCTGATGGACCCTAAAACAGGAGGTGTGGGTGCAACTGGTCTGGCCAAGATTATCATTAGCAAACCTGATGGTGGCTCACCTAGCATCAAAGCTAAAGTGACCCTTCAGAAGACAGGGGAAGGATCCGGGGACTCCATGCGTCCCCAGATTTCTAGCCTCAAAGCTTCCCCCCTCTTCAGTGGATCTACCCCTAAGCATGACCGCTCCTCCCCAAGCCACAGCCGTTCACCAGGATACACCCCGCTCAACCACGACAGCGAGAGCGAGTCAGGCAGCAGCTCAGTGGCAGAGAAGTCCCACCAGAACAGTCCCAGCTCAGACGACGACCAGACCATGCGCCCACTACCTCCCCAGGACTACATGAGCTCAATCCCCCTCAGCTCAGGGGAGAAGCACAAAAAGcataaaaaggagaagaagaagcagaaagagAGGGAACGGGAGAGGGATAGAGACCGAGACCGGGACagggagaaagagaaaaagaagtctTCCATGTCCATGGGGCCGTCTTCTCATCCCATAAAAGCAGACAGTTGGTCTCGGTCACCGATCTCAGCCTCAGATTCATCTTTGTCCATGCTGGGTCAATCCCGGTCAAGCCCAATGTACATGGGAAATGAAGACGATGACCTCATGGACTCAGCCCTCACTGGCAACCTTTAGTTTTATTTGGAAAACCTCTTATTTTACTAATTATTCCAGACACCTTTGTAATACATGCTTTTTAACATACAAATTAAACTCTTATTTATTTAACCTGAGCCACAAATTTGAACAGCATTTAAGGATATTTGTCTGTTTGAGGAATCACTGACCTGTTAAAGCTGTATTTTAATATCCATGTATGAGGATTTGGGATGTTGGTTTTTTATGAAGGTGGTTGCTATACTGTCATCTAAATCCACTCCACAACACCAACTTCCTTAATTGTTATTAAGGAATTGGCTTCAAACAGTATATTTTCAGAGaaataaactttatttttgttttcttgttgatTTACCTGTAAAGTAAAGAAAAGTCGGTTATGTCATGATGTTTCCATATGTAATACACAGGCTTTCTTCATATGTCATTGTTAAAAACATACCAGAATACTGTATGTTGTCCAAGTATAAAGTATGTTTTACAGCAAGTATTGTAATGCAAGAAGGGTACAGTGTTCAGTTGCCTTGTTTTTCAAATACAACTGGGAATTTTGATACCTTTAAAATTGTTTATGTGTAAATTAGTATAGTTAAAAGAGAACTGCAACAGATAATGATGTTGATAAAGGGGGGAAAGAGACATGCTGTTAATTTTTTAACTGTAGTTTTGGAAGCTTGAAATAAACATTTCAGTGCTGGAAAAAGCTCACTACCACATTTCTCTATTTATGCTGTTGATTTTGAGGTTTTTAAAGTATTATTTTGTTAATCTATGAAAAGCAAGGTAAATATAATTGTgtaacattttgcatttttgcctTAAACTCTTAGGTGAATTAGAAAGAGTCAATTTTCCTCTTTGACATCATTTGACAGAAGAACCAAAGCTCCACTAGGTGGCAGCAGTGTAACAGGCTGCTCCACCAGTAGAAGTAACATTACATGGTACTCTATCTCAAGACACACTCCCAGAGGTAATGCTTAGGGGTTAAATGAGTTTTCACACTGTTATTCACAGGTATATTCTAAAATTAGAACCATTATGATGCAACAACTGGGACCAATAACAGGATGGTTGCAAGGACTGTTAAtgagattaaaaattaattaaaaatcttAACTTCTCAGTGTACTACCTTTAATAACATACCATACTGTGCAGAATGTTTGGTATTATTACAGGCTTGAAATTAGCATATTTATTGTTTCAttctcttcagatacaacaaggaaatacatgtaatgtgtgcacagccttaaaagacacaaaaatctgaattaaatgggttgtaaaggttaaagtcactatttagtgtgaccccatgacaagaaacagcacaaacagaaacgtgttgaatgaaacctggtataacaGAGAGAATTACTGTATTAAATCTCATATGGTCTGAgcaagacatgttaagtacaagTGGAGCAAACTAAGTACGACCACTTTATAGAAGctttttttcctgaattttttttttgtctttaatgctgtacatacttcacttaTATCCAAATTGGATCTTTGTACAGAGACTTAGAAATGCATATGTGGTCATTAcagctttactaaaccaacaaacctaatgttagcCTAGTGATCcttgaatataaataaaatacgAACAAATAAAAATAGCCAACACGATAACTGTCATGAGATGTATCACCTGTTAGCAGAATTTAACACTTATAGAGGTTTGGCAGCTGTTCAGAGtttcaaaacaacagaagaaaagTAAGACTGGTCAGATTTTTGGGAAATTATCTGCttcaaaaaatttaaaataataatcgaCCTTACATACTTTGATAAGATGAAAAGGAAAACAGATGACAAAAGTACAAATAAGACGATGTTTTTAAGATATATTGTCGTGTATATTTACCTAATTGACTTTTAGCTGTTACACAAGGAggaatctgaaaaataaatattgtaatgTTCAGTGTTTTAAGTAATACCTATTAGTAATACATAGAATTTCACAATTTGAACTCTTACTAGTGACACAAACATATTAAAGTTTCCTTACTTGTGTAATTAATTTGCTAGAAGCTTtatactcaagtaaaaaaaatgttaaaacccATCTCAGGTAATATAATCATGCACCTGTTACACTTTAATGTGTACAATATGTATGTGACCAGATCTCTTTAATGGTTTACAAGCTAATAAAGCAGtggaaaaacattttatttaggGGGATGTTGCATGGATGTTGCATTTcagtaaatgaaaataaactgaaatttaatGTGAGCATGGATTGTGTAGCTGTTAATCGATTGTGTATATTCTTGtacacacagaaaaaacaaaagagcATCTCCTTTGTGTCCCAAGTGACAACACATGAAACCTTCCAGCCTCCCAGTCAGGTGATCTGATGTGACCTATCACCTCAATCTTCTCCAGCTCTGCTGACTTAGTTATTTTAGTCCCAGAAGCCCTGCTTTATAGCTTAGCTGCCACAAATGATGGAGTCCTTTTATAAtgagggttcttttttttttaatggattttgtttatttcaaagaaCAACCAAGATCTTAAAACGGCACACGTATCATTAAGATGTACATTTTAATGGCCGACAGCTGCTTAAACCAGCTGTGTGGTAGCTGGTTGGCTTCCCATTCTTACCCTTTCCCAGAGGGCCCAGCTAAAGGCCCTCTGAGGGGGGGCGTCTAACCCTTTGTTCTACGGATGTACAATTTTACCCTAAGGAGGTTGTTGAAAAgagtcatattcagctaaatagCCAACACCGCAGCCATTTGTACAGATGTCATCCATGTGGTTTATGTCCTTGCACAGGACAACTCCATGAGGCAAGTACTGGGACTGGTTTCCTGCTACTATACAGGGTTCCCACTgggtcttaaaaaagtcttaaaaggcttgaacttacaaatctgcatttaataccttaaaaaaagtctttaaactgTATTAAAGTTGATATGGTTGTGTTAAGTTGtgctgccataaacttgttggctgtattgtgtttaatatgtctgttaaatgtccaagccgCAAACAAAGTAATGTTAGTTCACTTAGTTCCACCCCTCCCAACCCTActatttatattaaaattaggaaccagATATCACTAACTCTGCGGCCCCTGGTGAGAAAAGACTCAGAACAGTGAGAATCaaagtgttggagtaaataaatacattttcctaaatcctaggagtcacatttttgccagtatggctgtgaaatgggcattcaattctgttctaagtagttttaacccataaagacccagtgtgacttttgtgacaGCTCCCAAGTGAAGTGTTCTCTCCATTTAACCCGtcctaagtgattgatcaccatttattataaaattatcctctgcattttgtattttttctgttgaaaatcatctattttcctgtttaattgactgattatgtagatgttcataaaagctcagagtaaagtcaaaagttattgtatcaaaactgaaaaaaaaatgaagaaacagataatttttttcacaaaatctatcattaactgaacataaaataagcgtctccatccactgtcattgatccaactccatgggttttactggtgaattaatgttgtagaagatgacggtgtttccacggtaactacggagtctctgaacatccaaatgggtcatatctgatgaccatgacaagatgacaaactgtattttacaccaattatttacacatattgataggattagtggatcaaccatttagatcagtagatgcttttggttgacagttgatgtttgggtctttatgggttaaaaaagtcttaaaaacatgttaaatttaacttgtagaaatctGTAGAAACCTGCATTAGTTTCCACATTATATCAACTTCAGCTTTATTAAATGTCTTCATTTCTTCTCTAATGTATTTTTCTTCTATACATGAGCACACTCAGACGCTGCCAAGCAGTTGCCGCTTCATTAcagtctgtttgttcatttgtgcCAGGCCTTTCCAACCAATTTGTCAAATgccaggaaaagaaaagaaaccctgAAAGTGCAAACTCCtttcttcatttctcctctctGTAGCTCTTTGACTCTCGTTTCCCTGTCAACCTTTTCAAACTGCTgatctggtctttttttttttttctagcgcGGCTAATTTCTCTATTGTGGGCCCTGCCACTCAAACGCTCCGCTTGGCTTTAACCTCCCACTGCTTGGAGTGAATCCACGTTATTCCTGTTTTCCCCTCATCCTTTCATCCTGAGCATCCTCTTTCATCATTTCTCAAACACATGCCCGAGGCTGTCCACAGGTCTCTGTGATGTTACAGAACGCTTTCAGATTCAGTGGGTTCACAAACGCACTGTTTTACAATTAGTTTCAGAATACCTGATATTTGTAAGAGTTTAAACTGTTTGACTCCCTTTTTTCGAATCTCATCAGTTAAGACAAAATACTTGCCAAATCTGTCAAGTTTAATTATTTCAGTAGCTGCTCAATGCATTTTCATTTGGCTTATCACACTGTTTCTTTGGCCAAATTACAGAAAAgctgattctctttttatttctttttacaaTTTGCTGTTCTTAGCAGGACATGATTTTTGTTTTACTTATATTATCATTATTCTCTTAGACACCAAGttttggtttttgtctttttctgccaTTGTAGACTGATGGAAATAGTCAGCAGCAAGAGCTGCAGTTATTCTCATTTACTACCCTGCCcccagaaggggaggcaaggggtattgtttttggttcagtttgtccgtttgtttgttaacactctagcagcaaaactattggttgaattcatacaaaattgggtttattgattgctagtgatccagaatagatctgattacattttgagaaaaataggtcaaaattcaaatttttaatgaattttttaaatcttttttttccccatttacttataatgggtgaaatttcaaatgtctgtagcaccaaaactattggttaaattcctACCAAAAtaagtttatagattaccagtgacctacaatagatgtggttacattttggcaaaagttgctcaagttcaatttttttaaaatgaatttttaatttttttttcttctcccatttacttataatgggcaaaattccaaATGTGTATAAAagcataaattttgtttcaatttactttaaacttggcacatatatagaggcaattgatatgctgacatcagtacatgcatacacatgatgacattgatgccaaaataagatacaatacgtgtgaggggcggggtttgttgtgcctggcaccacttgttctttgcGATATACAGGCAGGTCTGTacatatttggacagtgacacatacTGTGTAATGCTGCCTATGTACATCAACACAGTAAATTAGAAATGAAacaagatgtgattgaagtgtggactttcagctttaattcaaggggtttaacaacAATATTGCATGAACTGTTTCAGAATTACAAGCATTTTCAACAAAGTCCATCTGTTTCAGAGGTTCCAAAGTAATTAGACAAACTAAGATCATTATAAATATGAGGATTGTTTTTAGTACTTGGATGAAAATCCTTTACAGTCAATGATAGCCTGAAGTCTGGACATTACCAGATACTGAGTTTCCTTCCTGGAGATGGTTTTACAGGCCTTTActgccattaaccctttatcaggcaagtgactatttttggtaatttccacaaacattaaatatgggccTGGTCCTGTGCTTTAGTGAGGATAAGAAACATGTAGGTTTTTATAACGATagacagtgattcagagagattttatagaaactttgaagctgtaaatagcaaatatgagtgatttttgtcagtttatgacattATAACAGTTGCTttgttgcatgtgtttactttttagtaagTGTTGCTCGGATGTTTTACGGcaagagggagactgttgtcacgccagCAGATGAGGAAGTAGAAGACAATGTGCAcactcaaggttattattgttaacgaaaactaacgaaatgacaaaaactagaattgtaaaaacatttttgttaactgaaataaataaaaactatacttaaaagaaaaaacgataactgaaactgtattgtgtgcttacaaaactaactaaaacggtaaaaattatggataaaattcccttcgtttttggctttgtcaatgttggattgatatgaaatcgatttatttcgctctagcaattttagctagcggcaccgtatgacacttcacagtccgtcacttgttgtcacttgtggtttagagttatcctctggtccccactctacctggaaacatggagactaaagttgggagaaagcagcagagtcctgtctgggatttatttgaatacgacagagaagaagagaaaagatacgacaaaactaaaactaatactaaaactaaactaaaactaagcatttagaaaataacgaacactaataaaaactagcaaacatgctctaaaaatgaattgaaactaactgaattagagaaaaaaaaggcaaaactaaataaaactaaactataatgaagaatccaaaactattataaccttgaacacactaaggttgaaattttgagtaTTTCAATAAGTGCCCCATAAAGGGTTGAAGCTTTTGTCTGTGTCCCAATATATGGGACCTGAATGTGATTTGGTCACTTCTCCGATCATTAAGTCACAAATTTGGCGTGTACATTTCAGGACTGTATTAAGCATAAAATACATACACCAAGTTAAGTTGAGCAATAAGGAAGAGCTGCAATTCATGACTGTTGATGAGCTGTATACTATGGAAATAACCTCCCAGCTTATCCCATAGATAAGCAAGGAAAAAGAAGCAGTCATTTGCCAGTTAGTTAAGCTTTATGGCTGCACACAGCTTTAGGAGGCAGAAGACGGAGGGAGGGGGGAGAAGCTACAGAAAAGAAGAGAGGAAATAAGAATGAAAAGGCAAAGGAAGGAGGGACCAGAAGAGAGTGGAGATGTATTTTCAGCCTGAGAGTTCTGCATCCTTAACTAAAGATATTATTATACCTAGAGCGCACCACAGACAAGCTCTGTCTTATTCTCTGTGGAGGAATGCAGCAGCTTACAGCATGAAGGCACTTGAACATTTTGTCTTTACTTGAACGTTACTGTCTGAACAAAATGGGCTTTTTAATTTTCTTGCTTTCAGTCAATATCCATCGGAATACAATGTACCACTCATCTGCATTTCTGTACAGTAATTGAGATCACAGCACAGAGCAGTGAATAAGAATTAatccagatgaaaaaaaaaaccaaaaaacatccacAGCTGACTGAACTGAGAACTAACTGGAATTTCTCAACTTTCTTCCACTGAACCATGGAAATTGTAAATGTTCAACTTTGCTTCAGTGCGaaagttttcatttttcattttaacgtTGACAATATATAATTAGAATAAGTAGTTTGTACTTGAACGATGAATagtcagtcagttttttttttttttttttttcttatgccccAGTATGATTTGTGGAAACAGTATATAATCCAGTGTATTTGCAGATCTTTTTTAAAATGCTGTGCAGAGGCAAATTCTATCAGGCTTTAGAGTTATGCTGAGGCAAACTGAAGTAAGTGGCTGTAAAACTGTACTGCTTGTGAAACATCAGCAAAAGTGAAGTGAACTAAGTGAAGGTACACTTAAGCTCATGGTTATGGTGTGTTAAGTGGAAACATTTCACTGtacttgttttctttttcagcattttagagcaaaaactgtagcttgtgctgtttttttaatttatttatttatttattttttacatcatgttttttttttatttataaatctctttattcagtttttttcttttacaaaacacatacactAATTAACAAGTAATGCCCCTCACACAtgttgtaacttattttggcatcgatccagctgatgtcatcatgtgtatgcatgtgctgatgtcagaatatcaattgcctttatatatgtgccaagtctgaagtaaattgaaacaaaattgttgtttttatagacatgtgaaatgttgcccattttaagtaaatgggaaaaaaaaagattttaaagattcataaaaaatttgaactttgacctactttacccaaaatgtaatcacatctgttctgggtcactggcaatctataaacccaatttggtatgaattcaattaatagttttgctgctagagtgttaataaacacagaaacaaaccaaaccaaaaacaataccccttgcctccccatcGGGTGGCGGGGTAATAATACAACAAACATCAACAAGAGGACATCACATCACTATCTGAAACAGATTAAGCTCAGTACGCATTTGCAGCATTAAAGAAGTCCATGAATGGTTTCCATGTTTAATAAAATGTTTCCAATTTCCTCCTCTGTAAAAATCTTAATTTTCTAGCCATAAATGTTTCATTATATCTTGTAATAAAGTCAAATAAGATGGGGGGGTGTTTCCATTTCAGCAGATTTAGTCTACATGCTAGTAACATCACAAAGCGTATCATAATAAAATGTGTGTTTGAAAGTTTAGCAGCTGTAAGCTTCACTCCAAATATAAGGATGATTGgatctggtttaacccataaagacccagtgatgcttttgt
The nucleotide sequence above comes from Sphaeramia orbicularis chromosome 19, fSphaOr1.1, whole genome shotgun sequence. Encoded proteins:
- the med1 gene encoding mediator of RNA polymerase II transcription subunit 1; translated protein: MAAGPGVSMQSGSPARELTLSVQQGGNQNHADRIKTEEVSESEKQSRMAALLERLHAKHNASRPWQETSKVVRQAMEKRGMMNAAGHQLLLTCLETLQRALKVSSLPSMTDRLESIARQNMLGSHLSPSGTECYITSDMFYVEVQLDTGGQLVDVKVAHQGENPTSCPELIQHLREKNFEEFSKHLKGLVELYKLPGDNKLKTKMYIALQSLELDLTKMMHMFRLATNANTVDTILHGSVGLLTARSGGHLVSLQCYVSPYDIFEEGTGTQLNLTDSNVPRSLGVSVSVTIEGTSAVYKLPIAPLITGSHPVDNKGTPSFSTVTNSNCVDLPACFFLKMNRPMPFSLSFIQRMGNATSIPVFESPPSLSPLYQLIVQSQLQLLEEGSSTPPPSHNMHFYSILPDQQHCYFLNGDAPVQDGHSLQGALVSKIPFRHPAQVPPLLDIIRHQAAYNNLIGSCVKQTSVKEDNAGLLQFEVCPLTDSSFSVSFQHPVNESLVCVVMEVIDSLQVSCKLYKGLSDALICTDEFITKVVQRCMSIPVTMRAIRRKAETIQADTPALSLIAQTVETMVKNNLPPSGSPTYNMAGGDAMGLPGLTGGNTPTGGGPPGGPNFTGPITLLYGMSRSDRQAQGGECAAQGGAAGQQQIQQQQQAVGGHSDDYNKVTQNPILTSLLQITGSVGSSPSSQNAPPPHQTPPPTSSPASNTKNHPMLMNLLKDNPTQDFAALYGSSPLERQNSSSGSPRTDGMGGSCPAGSGKIKKKRPRGTEKGGVLPGAAAGAGGSGLGMKTQQSSMQQHHQHHQVTHEDDFHRELLSMDVDASQNSIFDVNLTGDGLDTPHSITPAPSQCGTPPSGPSMPYSQSHVQSQQQPPGTVPPRMVRLSSSDSIGPDITEILSDLPEQTGKGSGGSHGQHPMGSGGDDGGPLGTPIRDSSSSGQGSAVFDSADIFNTNSNENPFTDAVDLIAEAAATAATPNSDSSSTNFFPDANDFNPDLLTSGHGFPQNYFDDSSPSADGDMDLVKGFGGGSQQNTPSGTPQNPTPHGQSTPEPSLKDPFDMGMVFGGSSGGGKPLLGQAPDLGDTHGGGSQSPLMMSLGATCSDFKSAEPKVKQQQQALMRPKDENGGSGSSSSMIGMGSSSAESKQVKRSRTPSSEGKSKDKPPKRKKMDPEGKSPSHSSGGRPYTPPSGGSGSGGSISGGGSKSPGSSGRSQTPPGGATPPIPKITIQIPKGTITGGKTSSHSGYTSSSSATSSTGGSGGTSSSKSHHSHSSSSGKIKNKDGSMTQSSSSKPGSGGGGGGQSQSKGSSQGMGVGKPGSSPITKHGLSGPGGSGGGVGSGSKIKPQSGKPPGSLMNPSIKPNISPSHSRSSSSGDKMSSPMKMQQSQVPGTPPSSKAKSPMGSGGSSSGGSKSSSSGGMSSQKPMGGSSSSGSASSSSSSSSSSGSVTFSGGSQSQYGGGSGGSGGGGGSGGGSGGGSGGGGGGGSGSNSGSSGGGGQNNANNPNAKGKSPSRNKKPSLTAVIDKLKSVGGGGVGEDGCEVGPPGGGPGSGSTPGGGSGNVPSSGSSNMGSSKHATSSQSGEYKREKSDKEGKAKVSVSGGNSGDKKLMDPKTGGVGATGLAKIIISKPDGGSPSIKAKVTLQKTGEGSGDSMRPQISSLKASPLFSGSTPKHDRSSPSHSRSPGYTPLNHDSESESGSSSVAEKSHQNSPSSDDDQTMRPLPPQDYMSSIPLSSGEKHKKHKKEKKKQKERERERDRDRDRDREKEKKKSSMSMGPSSHPIKADSWSRSPISASDSSLSMLGQSRSSPMYMGNEDDDLMDSALTGNL